In Caldalkalibacillus thermarum, the genomic stretch CACGGGCTTGGTTAACACCGTTTAAACGGCTCTATCAGGCTTTTGCCTAAACCTCGCCCAGACATTTGACCTGTCACTCAAACGCCCTGTGACCAGGGCGTCTTTGGCATGCCATCGAAATCTGCTGAGCGGGAGATGGGCTGGAATATATAGGTATTTAAGGTGATAATCAAATATTTTGTGATCATTTTAATGTCTATAAGTCATCATGTGGCAAACATTTAAACCAATCCCGCCCATATGTCACGGATTCAGGAAATATGGAAAATTGTAGCGATTTTTATGAGTCACCCATTTTAAAGGCATCCTGTTCTTGCGTTTCGGTTTTTCCGCCGCATAGCCCAACGGCAACAAGCCAACCGGTTTCACATAGGGCGGGATGTTTAACAGCCGCTGCAGCTGTTCTTCATGAAATCCGCCGACCCAACAACCGGATAATCCCAGCGCGATCGCAGTCAGAAGCATGTTTTGAATGGCTGCCGCCGCATCTAGCAGAGCCCATTCCCGACCGGGCTCACCATACCGGGCCGTCGTCCGCTTCAAGTTGGCGCAGGCAACAATGATGACGCCGGCATTTTTTATCCAGTGCTGGTGGTTGGCTCCTTGGGCATAATAACCGGAAAAGGTGAGTTTAATGGCAGGAATTGGTTTCGCATGTGGGTTCATTGCCACTTCCCCTTGTGTACAATTTCGGATATCGGCAGCCGCGGAGGGATCTCCTTTTCCTCTTCGCTGTACCCGGCGGTGATGATGGCCACCGGCTCCATGTACCACGGAAGCTCCAGGCTGTCCCGCAAGCGCCCGGCATCAAATTCCCGAACAGACGCGGTGCACAATCCATGCATGGCAGCCAGCAAACGAAAGTTCTGAATCGCGCCGAATGCATCCTGCATGGCAAACGTCATCCCCGCTTCGCCCAACCTGGCCAAGGCCCGCCTTTTTTCAATACAGACCACAAACAAGAGCGGAGCTTCCGCAATCCAGGGTTGTCCGCCATAACTTCCTTCGGTTAAAAACGGATCCAGCGTAGCATCCACAACCTTTTTGCGCTGTTCCTGCCCTGCCGTTACGATCAATTCCCATGGCTGCGTATTGGCCATGGACGGCCCCAGGGAAAAGGCATAAAACAATTCTTCTTCTATCCTTTCCGGAATCGGACGATCAAGATAGCGGCGGGTATTGACGATACCGTTCATGGCCTCAAGCAGGTAGATGTTTTCCATTCTCGGCAACCTGCATCCCTTCCCCCTTCTCCCAATTTCCCAGACATAACAAGATGCGAATCATCAACGCCGCCAAACAGCTCAGCCAGATCATCCGGAAATCACCGCTCCTGTCGAACAGCAAACCGTAGTAGTATCCGGAAATGGCCGAGGCGATTTGTCCCAAGGTATTCATCAGGCTGATCACAAATCCGGTCATTCGCGCATGGACCACTTCCGTGGCCAAGGTGAGCATGGGGGCCATCGACCAGGAAATGCCCATCCCGATCAAGAGCGCGTTTAGATGTATCCCCAAATCCTGCAGTCCGAACAACCAGACCGTACATAAGGCCAATACGCCGGTTCCGATCACCAGCGTCAACTTTCGCTGCCCCATCCAATCGGAAACTTTGCCTGATACCGGCGCCATGATCACCTGGCTGATCATCGCCAGCGCCATGATCCAGCCTGCCTCCTGTTTCGAATACCCCATTACGGCCGTCAGATAAGTGGGCAACCAGGCCAGATAGGCATAGAGGCCAAAAAAAGCCGAAAAAGGCGATTCCCAATAAGCGAAGCACCCTGGCATTCCGAACCGGTTCGAACCATCGCGCTGCCGCATTGCCCTTCCCTCCCCGGCCATCCGGAATCGGAGGATCGTCCCTCTCCCGGTTCTCCATTTCCGCTTCACTGGGAAGTTTCCAAAATAACAGCAACAAGGGCAGCATAAATAAAGAAAGGGCCAGGAACAGATACCGCCACGGCCAATAGACGGAGAGCAGGGGAAAGATCGTCAGTGTAAGCAGCATCCCCATCCCGGCCGCCCCTTCCATCATGCCGACGCTCAACCCTCTTCTTTCCTTGAGAACAAACTCGGAAATCAGCTTGATCCCCGGTGAGAAAAGAAGGGCTGAAGATGCACCCATGATAAACCGCATAGCCAGCGCCACCAGAAACGATTTTGTCATCACCAAAAGAAGGGAGGACACCATCATCGCGGCCAGTCCTGCCAATACAACCTTTTTTGGCGAATAGCGGTCGGCCAGCACACCGGCCGGAATCTGAAAAAGCGCATATCCTAGCAAGAATGCGGAAACCAGCCCGCCTATCTCCGCGTATCCGACTTGATACACCTCTTTCATTTCCACGAAAAAGGGAACGACGTCCATGCAATGGGAAAAAGCAAAAAAATGAATTGCACTGACAAAGAACACGACAAACCACTGATTGAGATTCATGGATTACCCCTCGATGATGGATGAAAAGCGGTCTTCAATCCCAAATCCCGGAAGGTCCGGAAAATCGATTTCTCCATTGATCTCGAGGTTGCCAAAGGGATGGCCTGTCAAATAACAGGGACCCACCAGCTCGTGCGCATGACCGCCCGGAAGGATCGTGGAAAGGTGCAGACCGGCATAGGTTCCGGCCAGGGTATCCCACGGACTGATCAAGACACATTCAATCCCTGTAATCGATGGCATAGCGGGAGATTTCCCGAATGACCTGAACCGCCGTTTTTACCGTATAGCCCTGGTTGGCATCTACCCTGAGCCTTACCCCGGGTCCAACCGCTTCTCGGATTTTTGCCACCGCTTCAATATCCTTTTTGGGATCGCTGCCGATTTTAATCTTGATGGTATTGAAACCCTGGGAAACTTTTTCCCGCGCTTGCCGCGCCATCGCATCCGGCGTATCATCGCCGAGGACGTAGGCGACGGGAACCGGTTTTCCAGGCTCCCCGCCGAACAAATGGCAAACGGGCAAAGCCAACATTTTCCCCTGCAGATCCCACAACGCGAGGTCAATGGCGGATTTGGCCCCGCTTGCTTGGCCAAGCACGCGATTCATGATCCTGTGAATCTCGCGCAGGAAAAAGATATTTTTTCCCAGAATTGCCGGAGCCAGCTCCCTCTCAACGACAATTTTCATCGTCTCCGCCGTCTCTCCCGTAAAAAACGGCAAGGGAGAAGCCTCGCCAATCCCAGTCAGCCCAGAATCCGTGGTAATTCTGACAATCAGGTGCTCCTGATAGGGAGCCATTTCCCCATAGGTTGTTTTAAAACTGCCGTGAAACGGCGTCCGGATGACCTTTGCCTCCACTCTGGCAATATGCACGGTAAATGTCTCCTTTTTTAAAAAATTGACTCGTACCAGTTTATAAGCAAAAAACGTGCCAACTTCATTTTTTCTGGTCATATATTGGATGACGCTGATCAATTCCCTTATGTTACCCGGCCAATGATACGCAACCAAGTTTTCCATCACTTCATCCGCAATGTAGACTTTTGCCGTACAAAATTCTTTAAGAAAATGATCGACAAGCAGCGGAATGTCCTCTTTTCGTTCCCGCAGGGGAGGAACCCGCAGCGGAAGGACAAACAATCGATAAAAAAGGTCCTGGCGGAATTTCCCTTCCTCCACCATTTTCTTCAAGTCCTTGTTGGTCGCAGCGATGACGCGCACATTAATCGGGATCATCCGCCGCCCGCCGATTCTCATCACCTGCTTTTCCTGCAGGACTCTCAAGAGCAAAGCCTGCAAAGCCGGCGAAGCATCGCCAATCTCGTCAAGGAAAATCGTGCCGTTGTGGGCCAATTCAAATAAACCCGGTTTTCCCCCTTTTTTCGCCCCGGTAAACGCCCCCTCCTCATAGCCGAAAAGTTCGCTTTCCGCCAGCGATTCCGGTAGCCCGGCAAAATTCACCGGAAGAAAGGGCCCATTCCTGCGCGGGGAAAGATCGTGGATGGAATGGGCAAACAGCTCTTTCCCTGTTCCGTTTTCCCCCAAAATTAATACCGTCTGATCCGTTTTGGCAATCTTTTGCAAAATGCGGAGCGTTTCCTGAATCCTGGCACTGTTTCCCACAATATGGGCGACCGAATATCTGGCGGAAAGACCCTTGGCCTGCAGTTCCTTGCGCAAGTCCTGTTCCAACTGTTGTATTTTGGTTACATCCTGAAAAGCGGTCACAACCCCCGCTTTCTCCCGGCCGATTTCGATCGGCGTCTGGTTGACGACCAAGTGTATCCCGTTAATGGTATATGGCCACTTCGAATCCTGAAAAAAATCGGCAATTTGTTCATAGAATACGCGATAGGTTCTGCGATCTTTGGTCACAAGCAGAATCTTAGGCCTTTTCATCCAATTTCCCCCCAATACCTGACCCTAAATCAACCTTATTTATATCATGGTGTAATCATTGGGGGATCATTTCCGCAAGGTAAAAAATTGGTTAAATTCACAAAAAATAAAGGAAGAGAAAGCTTTCTCTTCCCGAGCCGGAAAACAATAGGAAAATTTCTCTTGCCCGTAATCCTAGCTCTTTTTGACAAGGAGATCCTTGGATGACGAAAAGATTCCAGACGCAATTTTGGGCGGCGTCATGTAAGCCTTTTTGGAATGGACCAATCCTCAGCTTGCCAAAGCTTCTGCCGTTTTGAGCGCCACCCTGCCGGGATTGATAACTGGGACGCCCAGGATTTCCGACATCTCTTCCGCAACATTTAAAAAGCCCATGGACATGCAGCCCAGGATTAACGTATCGGCCCGGTCTTCCTCAAGGGCCCTTCGCCCTTCTTCCACAAGTCTTTTCACGGTTTCTTCCTTATTTGCCGCAAGTTCAAGAACGGGGATCTCAATTGCACGGACGGATGCCAGTTTCTTCTCCAGTCCTGCTTTCTCCGCCAGGTGGTATAATGCGTTCACGATACTGCGGGTGACAGTAATAATGGAAAAGCGGAAGCCGCACATGGCCGCAGCATGCATCCCTGTTTCTCCTGGACCGACCACAACCATCCTATTCGTCACTTCCCTGATCGCATCCAGGCCCGGATCCCCGTAACAGCCCAGGATCGCCGCATCATAGCCCTGTTTTT encodes the following:
- a CDS encoding aspartate/glutamate racemase family protein, producing MKIVYVLPGPVSRTEAGKKEMERRLSILRSYASPGTQVDIVDVDEGPASIESVYEEYLSIPKTVDKMLEMEKQGYDAAILGCYGDPGLDAIREVTNRMVVVGPGETGMHAAAMCGFRFSIITVTRSIVNALYHLAEKAGLEKKLASVRAIEIPVLELAANKEETVKRLVEEGRRALEEDRADTLILGCMSMGFLNVAEEMSEILGVPVINPGRVALKTAEALAS
- a CDS encoding nitroreductase family protein; the protein is MNPHAKPIPAIKLTFSGYYAQGANHQHWIKNAGVIIVACANLKRTTARYGEPGREWALLDAAAAIQNMLLTAIALGLSGCWVGGFHEEQLQRLLNIPPYVKPVGLLPLGYAAEKPKRKNRMPLKWVTHKNRYNFPYFLNP
- a CDS encoding nitroreductase family protein; translation: MENIYLLEAMNGIVNTRRYLDRPIPERIEEELFYAFSLGPSMANTQPWELIVTAGQEQRKKVVDATLDPFLTEGSYGGQPWIAEAPLLFVVCIEKRRALARLGEAGMTFAMQDAFGAIQNFRLLAAMHGLCTASVREFDAGRLRDSLELPWYMEPVAIITAGYSEEEKEIPPRLPISEIVHKGKWQ
- a CDS encoding sigma 54-interacting transcriptional regulator: MKRPKILLVTKDRRTYRVFYEQIADFFQDSKWPYTINGIHLVVNQTPIEIGREKAGVVTAFQDVTKIQQLEQDLRKELQAKGLSARYSVAHIVGNSARIQETLRILQKIAKTDQTVLILGENGTGKELFAHSIHDLSPRRNGPFLPVNFAGLPESLAESELFGYEEGAFTGAKKGGKPGLFELAHNGTIFLDEIGDASPALQALLLRVLQEKQVMRIGGRRMIPINVRVIAATNKDLKKMVEEGKFRQDLFYRLFVLPLRVPPLRERKEDIPLLVDHFLKEFCTAKVYIADEVMENLVAYHWPGNIRELISVIQYMTRKNEVGTFFAYKLVRVNFLKKETFTVHIARVEAKVIRTPFHGSFKTTYGEMAPYQEHLIVRITTDSGLTGIGEASPLPFFTGETAETMKIVVERELAPAILGKNIFFLREIHRIMNRVLGQASGAKSAIDLALWDLQGKMLALPVCHLFGGEPGKPVPVAYVLGDDTPDAMARQAREKVSQGFNTIKIKIGSDPKKDIEAVAKIREAVGPGVRLRVDANQGYTVKTAVQVIREISRYAIDYRD